The window CCACGCGGGATGGGCCCGGCCCCCTGTCCCCGGAAGCCTCGATGGGCCGCGAAAGGAGAACGCAAATGTATAGGCCGATTCGCAACGTCGTGCGCTTCGTGCTGTTCATCGGTGTGCTCGCGTTACTCTCGGTAGCGCTGTCCACGTCCCTGCCGAGCAACACGCCCTACGTATCCGCCCTCTCGACGGCGAGCCTTGGCTCGGACGCGCTCGCCGCCCCGAAATGCAACCACAACTTCTGCAGTCACGGCACCTTCTGCGTCCGGGATGTGTCGAGAAATATGAACTGCACGCAGACGGGCACCATGAGCTGTACCGCAGTCTCCTGCTAGCGTAAGCGTCGGGAAGGGGGGCCGGTGGCACCGCCGGCCTCATTCGAGCCATGGATTCAAAAGCATCACTTGACTCCCGGACTGCAATTCCGCTCCTCGGAGAGATCTGTCCGGCTTCCTTTCATCCGGAATGCACACACAACGGTTACGGTTCTTGGCGGTGCGCAGGGAGATCGCGGTTTGCTCGCGCCGATCATGCGCTGCAGAAAATCCATGGCTCGAAGTGCTTTGTCGCGTTGTTCAGAGTATCTGGCCGTGTACGGGGATGACGATTTCGGGGATCGTCCGATCCCCAAAAAACCGGGCAGTCCCCGTCGGTGCAGACGAGAGTCTCGGGAGGAGGGGAGCCCAGTCGCGCCGTTGGTCAGTCCGCATTATTTCCGGGGATGTTCCATCGAAGCGACGGCTGATCTGATCGGTTCCCCGGGACAGCGAATGTCGCAGGAGGAAGGCTCTGCCGGCCACGGGCTCGATTCCGTCCCCCAGCCGCTCGCGTTCTGCCCTTCACGATACTGCACGAGGTAGAAGAACGCTTTCCCCGTAATTGGGGTCGCTCCGATCGGGCCTTCGGAGTAACTGGCCTCGGTCCGCCCCACTGCCAAAACGTGCACGGGTCCAAGCCTAATCTCTCCATTCGACACACTGATTTGACTCACGTCACCCTGGATCACGTCGTACATCTCGGCACCGCTGACCGCGTTCCAGTACAGGTGCGCCATGCCCGGAGTACCGTCGCCCTCCAGGCTCAGCATCACAGGCTCGGGGCCGGTCCCCTCGTCATGCGGCACAGTCACGATCCCCAGAGCTGATGCCGTATTCCCCGACGCATCACGCGCTGCGTAGGTCAGCGTGTACACCCGCCCTGGTCCATCCCCCGAACGCTCCGCTCGCAGCAGCACGGAGGCGTCTGGTGTGCCGATGGAGGCGTCTTGGATATCCCCCGTCGTGTTCCCGTCCCCGATCCCTGACGCGTCGTCGGGCTCGCTGCTGGTTGCAGAGAACAAAGTGACACCCGCCAGTGGATCACAGGCATCCCTCACCTGCCACAACGCCTGCACTGGTACGATGCGGTGGTTGGGTGGCCAAAGCAGTGTAGAACTCAAGGCCAATGTTAGTTGCGGCGGTATCGTGTCGACGATCTCTACCCTCTGCTGGCAACTCGAATGGTTGCCGCTCGAGTCCGTGGCTTGCCAGATGACCACTCTCGCGCCGAGTGGAAGCGTGGCAGGAGCATCGCTCACGACTTGCGGCTTGGTGTCGCAAGCATCGGTGACAAGCGGGGACCCAATGCCCCCCGAGGTCGCTGGACATTCCAGGGCGATGCCCGGGGGACAAGCGATTATCGGAGCAGTCGTATCGCGGAGAACGGTTTCACCGTCGCATTGGGTTCCTGTCCCGTCGGAGCGGCACTGCCGCTTGCCGATCACCTGATGACACTCGTCGAGGTCAGCGCTGCACGCTGCCCCCACGTCAAAGCCTTCGTCGATTAGGCCATCGCAGTTGTTGTCGGTTCCATCGCATGATTCCGCAGCACCAGGATGGACAGCTGGATTGTTGTCATCGCAGTCCCCCTGACACACACTGAACCCGTCTCCGTCACCATCCAAGGAGACAGCGTACCGGCCTCCCGTATTGGTAGGCGGCCCGCCGATATTGCCACCCCACACTACCATGTAGCTTCCCGTCCAGATCGCAGTGGCCCCAGGTCCATCCAAGGGAGCATTCGTCCGGGAGATGAGAGCCCAGGTGTCCGCGACCGGATCGTACCGGCCACCGGCGTCATACGGGCCGTAGCCTATGCTGCCTCCCCATACGACCATGAGCCTGCCTGTCCAGATTGCCGTGTGACCCTGCCGAGCCGCGGAAGCGCCAAGGGTCGACGTGGAGGACCAAGCGTCGGTTGCGGGGTCGTAGCGGCCTCCAGTGTTCAGTGCGCCAAGCGACATGTTGTAGCCACCCCAGACGACCATGGCGTTCCTCGTCCAAATGGCGGTATGCCCCACCCGAGGCGTGGGGGCGCCGCTCGTCGAAGTGGGGGTCCAGGTGTCAGTCGTGGGGTCATACCGGCCACCACTTCTCAGATGTGAAGACCCGTCCCGACCACCCCAAACCACCATGACGCTTCCGGTCCAGACGGCTGTATGGCCCGCACGAGCGGCGGGGACACCGTTCATGGTGGTAGGAGCCCAGGAATCCGTCCCCGGGTCATATCGACCGCCAGTGCTAAACACGGAGAAATTGTTCGCTCCACCCCACACGATCATCTCTTTCCCAGCCCATACGACCGTATGACCTGAACGGGGCAAGGGGGCGTTTATCTGGGACGTAGCATTCCAGGCGTCCGTTGAAGGGTTGTATCGACCGCCGGAGCTCAGAATGCCGCCGGGACTTCCTAGCCCTCCCCACACGATCATTTCGTTTCCCGTCCAAACGGCCGTGTGGAAATAGCGTGCAGAAGGCGCCTCGGTGGTCGCAGTTGGGGTCCAGGTGTCGGTGGCGGGATCGTAACGGCCGCCGGTATTCATGCCACCGCCAAATCGGTCTTCACCTCCCCACACGATCATTTCGTTTCCCGTCCAAACACTCGTGTGGTTCCAACGTCCCGTCGGGGCCCCGGTCCCCGACGTTGGAGTCCAGCTGTCGGTGGCGGGCTCGTACCTCCCGCCGGTGTTGAGCGAACCAGACGCCGATCCGCCCCACACGACCATCACACTTCCCGTCCAAACCGCGGAGTGCTTCCAGCGAGGCGCGGGAGCGTTTATCGTCGACGTAGCACTCCAGACGTCGGTCGCCGGGTCATAGCGGCCACCGGTATCGAGCAACTCACTCGCCGTGGCGGACAACCCACCCCACACGACCATCTCGTTCCCAGTCCAGACGAGTGTCTGACCGAAGCGTGGTGACGGTGCGTTGATCGACGACAGGGGTGTCCACGTATCAGTCGACGGATCGTAGCGACCGGCGGCATTCATGGTCGTCTGGGTGACGCCGCCCCAAACAATCACGACTCTGCCAGTCCAGACGACAGGGTTTCCCACACGTGGCGCTGGCGTTTCGATCGTCGACATGGGAGTCCAAATGTCTGCGGCAGGATCGTATCGACCGCCAGTGTTGAGAGATGAGCGGCCGTCATAGCCGCCCCACACGACCATGACGCTGCCAGTCCAGACGGCACCCGCCTGTTCGCGAGGCGAAATTGCGTTGACCGTCGAAGTGGCCATCCAGGTATCGGTCGTCGGGTCATATTGTCCACCCGTATTCAGCCACGGTGAAGCAGGCGATAAATCCGTAAGCCCGCCCCACACCACCATCCGCGTGCCGGTCCACACAGCAGAATGTTTGGTCCGAGACAATGGGGCATTGTTCGTAGAGGTCGGGGACCAAGTGTCCGTGGTCGGATCGTACCGTCCACCGGTATTGAGAAAGCGGCCTCCCTGGCCACCCCACACGACCATGAGGCTTCCTGTCCAGACAGCAGTGTGGTTGGAGCGATCCGATGGCGCGTTGGTCGTCGAGATGTCTGTCCAGGTATCCGTGGCGGGATCGTAGCGGTTGCCGATGCTCGATTGCGAGTGTCCGCCCCACACGAGCATGAGACTTCCAGTCCATACTGCGGTCTGGCTGTCGCGCGGAATAATACCGAGCGACTGATTGTCCCACGTGTCGTCCGCTGGGCACGTCATGCTGGGGACAGGGAGCGAAAGGTCATCCTCGGCAACAGTGACTTGCTCGAGAGGCGGCTCATCCAGCGACGCCTCGACAGAATGCCACCACACGCCCCACTCCAACTTTGCCAGAGAGTACGTAACAACATCCATCTCACTTTCGCTCTTGGACAAGATGACACGGACGCTGAGGCTATCTCTGTCTTCTTCGATTGGCCCAATCTCGCCGATCTGTTCCGGCAACCGCGCACGAAGTCGATCGAATTCCTCAGGCTCGACCAAGCCCTCGGGCAATTCGCGTTCTTGATGATGAGCTGCTTCTATTGACGCTTCGGGCTCTCTTCGCCGCTCAAAACCGCCGCGCAGAAGACGCGTCACCCTTCTGGATGGGTGGCTCGACCACGGATTGATTGTGCCTTTCACGAGCTGCTCACGGAGCGCTTCAATCGCCTGGCGCTGCTCGTCGTGAATATTCCTGTCGTACGCGAAAAAGCTTCTGGTCAAGCGGTCGATGAGCCTCGGACCAGTCAAGCATTCTTGGATGAGGAAAGGATCGCTCCCAAGTGCTGCATACAGTTCACGGAGTCTTTCGGGCATCCGGGTTTGCCGGGCGATGCGCTCCGTCTCCCTTCGGAGCATTTCGGCCGTCACCGGCGTATGCCAGAACCTCTCAAGCGCCACCCTTTTCTTGAGGTAGGTTCTCACTTTTTGTTCGAGAATTGAAACGGGGACGGCCTTTTCGAACGGCTTCGTCGCGCCAATCTGGTGGGAGTAGTAGACACGTTCAATGGCTTCTTGCGCCTTGACCCGATCCTCGAAGGTCAGATCGCGCGCAACTGCTTTGACCGAGGGAGCAAGTGCGACAACCAGCGAGAGCAATGCAGGTGGAGCGAAACGACGGCGCATGGCTGCCCTCTCCTTCAGACTCAGGTCGAGGCCGACTTCGACGGCTCTCGGCGCTGGTGGAATGGGGCAAGAGATGCAAATTGTGTACGCCAGACGGGGCCTTCTGTCAAGTAGTTCCGATGCCACCTCCGGTGCCCGCCACGCCTCTCCTGCGTCAGTCCTTGTCGGAAGAGGCCCCCGCCGTCGACTGCGCCGGCTTCGCGTTGTCCTCATCGGCCCGAGCAACGGTGGGGGCGACCGTCTCTCGCACCACGATCCCTCTCTACACCTGCGGCACATACAGGACAGCAGACTGGTGGAGACGGCTAGACGGCCACGCGGCGGAGCTCTCTGTCTGCGGGCGTCACATGCTGCCGACGAGATTGAAGAATGCGCCTCGGTGGTCGTAGCTCAGGTTGGTCAGGTCATCGGAGAAGTCGGTGAAATTGTAGCCGGCTCCGACCTTCAGGTGCTTGCCGAGGTAACGATAGATCGCGCCCAGCCCGCCGCTCCGGCGTTGACTGACATCCGGGAGATCGAGCATTCGCCCCTCGACCATGCCCTCCCAGTCCTTGCGGAACCGCCAGTCCGCACGCAACACCACGAGGTGCGCGGCGTTGTCGAAGAACACCGGCTGCTCGCGATCAAGGCTCACCTGTCCCAGGCGGTAGGCATACTTCCCGCCGATCGACCAGGCGGCCGTAAGGTCGTAGGTCAGATCGAACGCCGCGATGTGGCTCTTCTGTATGAACCCGGCCGGGGTGTCCTGCGCTCCTACCTGACCGGTGGTCGGGAGGTTATAGAAGTACGTGTACTTGGCCAGGGCGCTCAGCCGGTCGTGCCGCACCGGACGGTACGCGTAACCGACCACGGCCTCGGTGTAACCGCCGTTGTAGAACTCGCCGAGCGAGCTGTTGCTGAACGAGTGGTTCAGCTTGCCGATCACGCGCCAGTCCGGT of the Candidatus Dormiibacterota bacterium genome contains:
- a CDS encoding MopE-related protein, which produces MRRRFAPPALLSLVVALAPSVKAVARDLTFEDRVKAQEAIERVYYSHQIGATKPFEKAVPVSILEQKVRTYLKKRVALERFWHTPVTAEMLRRETERIARQTRMPERLRELYAALGSDPFLIQECLTGPRLIDRLTRSFFAYDRNIHDEQRQAIEALREQLVKGTINPWSSHPSRRVTRLLRGGFERRREPEASIEAAHHQERELPEGLVEPEEFDRLRARLPEQIGEIGPIEEDRDSLSVRVILSKSESEMDVVTYSLAKLEWGVWWHSVEASLDEPPLEQVTVAEDDLSLPVPSMTCPADDTWDNQSLGIIPRDSQTAVWTGSLMLVWGGHSQSSIGNRYDPATDTWTDISTTNAPSDRSNHTAVWTGSLMVVWGGQGGRFLNTGGRYDPTTDTWSPTSTNNAPLSRTKHSAVWTGTRMVVWGGLTDLSPASPWLNTGGQYDPTTDTWMATSTVNAISPREQAGAVWTGSVMVVWGGYDGRSSLNTGGRYDPAADIWTPMSTIETPAPRVGNPVVWTGRVVIVWGGVTQTTMNAAGRYDPSTDTWTPLSSINAPSPRFGQTLVWTGNEMVVWGGLSATASELLDTGGRYDPATDVWSATSTINAPAPRWKHSAVWTGSVMVVWGGSASGSLNTGGRYEPATDSWTPTSGTGAPTGRWNHTSVWTGNEMIVWGGEDRFGGGMNTGGRYDPATDTWTPTATTEAPSARYFHTAVWTGNEMIVWGGLGSPGGILSSGGRYNPSTDAWNATSQINAPLPRSGHTVVWAGKEMIVWGGANNFSVFSTGGRYDPGTDSWAPTTMNGVPAARAGHTAVWTGSVMVVWGGRDGSSHLRSGGRYDPTTDTWTPTSTSGAPTPRVGHTAIWTRNAMVVWGGYNMSLGALNTGGRYDPATDAWSSTSTLGASAARQGHTAIWTGRLMVVWGGSIGYGPYDAGGRYDPVADTWALISRTNAPLDGPGATAIWTGSYMVVWGGNIGGPPTNTGGRYAVSLDGDGDGFSVCQGDCDDNNPAVHPGAAESCDGTDNNCDGLIDEGFDVGAACSADLDECHQVIGKRQCRSDGTGTQCDGETVLRDTTAPIIACPPGIALECPATSGGIGSPLVTDACDTKPQVVSDAPATLPLGARVVIWQATDSSGNHSSCQQRVEIVDTIPPQLTLALSSTLLWPPNHRIVPVQALWQVRDACDPLAGVTLFSATSSEPDDASGIGDGNTTGDIQDASIGTPDASVLLRAERSGDGPGRVYTLTYAARDASGNTASALGIVTVPHDEGTGPEPVMLSLEGDGTPGMAHLYWNAVSGAEMYDVIQGDVSQISVSNGEIRLGPVHVLAVGRTEASYSEGPIGATPITGKAFFYLVQYREGQNASGWGTESSPWPAEPSSCDIRCPGEPIRSAVASMEHPRK